From Methanobrevibacter millerae:
CCATTGTCAAATATGGAACAGTAATCAACTACCGGTTCTCCAATGTAGGTTATTTTTCCGTTTTCTATTACGACTTCAGCTTTTCCTAATGCTTCAATTACATGTCTATCATTCATACAATCACCAGATAACAAATGTTATATACAATGCTTTTTAAATAGATTTTGTAAGGAAAAACTCACAATAGGTCAAAAAGATGAAAAAAATTAAAGATTACGATGACAATTGCCCCATAGATGATACATTGAAATTGATATCCAAAAAATGGGTGATATTTATCATCAGAGATATATTCTTAGGAAAAAAGCAATTCAGCGAATTTTTAGAAGAAAAAACATTGAGCAACAGAGTATTGACAGACACACTCAAATTTATGGAAGACAATGATTTAATTACAAAACAAGTTTTTGAAAATGATATCAAAACTGAATATTCACTAACGCAAAAAGGATTCAATCTAAACAAAATTCTCTATAATATGCTGGAATACGGCCTCAATGAAGTAAACAGCGGAAATCTATCTGAAAAACAAAAAGAAGAATTATTAAATGAGTATGAAGTCCTTTTTAAAATCAATGATTAATTTTAACGACTATTCTCATAACATATTAGAAAATTATAAAAATTTTTTAGTTTCTTTTAAAAATTCTTCTGCCTGATTAATTCTTTTTTTAGCTAAATCTTCCCCAATAGAGTCTATTGCAGAATAATCAGCATCTTCCCTATCTGATTGAGCATTAGTCAAATATTTATACACATTATATCTGAATTCATCTTCATGAACATATTTTAAACTGAACAACTGAATCAAACCTTGATGAGTTTTAGGGACATTGCATTCCTTCTTAATCAATAACGCTTTAGCGCATAAAAACATTGAATAATAAGATAAACTAACTGAATCTGCATAACCTTCAATTTCAAATAAAGCTTTACTATGTTTTAATTTTGTTTCAGCCTTAACAATAAAAGCAAGTACCTCTTCATTATCCAATTGGTACACCATCCTTTAAAACATTAGTTAAAAATGAGAAATTTTTAGTTTTATTGAATAAGTCTTCATTAATTACATGAGCTGAAATAAGTTCTTGTTTATCATACATAATCCATGCAATTTCCTCTGAAATAATATCATCTATATCTTCACGATGATTGGAAATTATTAGAATATCAATGTCTGATTCCTCATGATCATCACCACGAGCAACAGAACCAAATAATATGATTTTAATAATTTTATCACTGTTAATTGCATTTGCAAACTCACGAGCAATCTCAACTCTATTATACATTAATAACCACCATAGATTATTAGATAATAATTAATTTAAATTTTATCAATAATAAATATTTACTAACTGCGACTTTATGAAAAACTTGATTAATTAATATTAAAATAATCTAGTTTGTGTATCAATATGACTCATGAAATAGTTGTACCACTTATCGAAAATTTGAAAAATTTTATGACTGTTATTTAATGAAAGTAAAAACTTTCTAAAATATATAAATTGAATTATAGATAATTTCCTAATTATTGGATGATTTTAGTTCTTCGATGAAAGAATTCGAATCCAAAAAAGATTAGAAAAGGAAAATCATGCCAAATAATGTATTAAAAACTTTAAATATATGGATAATCTGATTCATAGCGGAGTAAAAGAGATTGTTTTAGACTCATATATTGTATTAGATTCAAATGAAGAATCACACTATTTGGATGGAATTAAACTGGATGTAGACGATTTAACTATTGGCGGAAACGGACATGCAATCGATGTACAGGGATTAACACGAATATTTTACTGCACAAGAAAAAATGTTATTATTAAAAATATTATTTAAAAAACGGATTTGCGGAAGATTTTGGTGGAGCAATATGAGGGTGAAGTAACTATAACCGAATCCACACTCAACGAAAACACCGCACAAGAGGGGTCTAGTGGAGCAATATACAACTATGATGAAAAGACATTTGAAATTAAAGACTGTAATTAGATAATGAATATGCCCAATGATTATTAATATTTCATAAATAGTTAATAAAGAGGGATTAAGTCAATTAATCATCCTATATAATTATGTGGAATACCAATCATCCACATTAACTCTTTTAGTTTGATTTTCACTAGCTATTTTTTCATAATCTCCGGTGAATGCCACAGCACAGTCATCATGAATAGCATCATTAGGATATGCAGTAATTTTTTCTAAAAATTCCATGACCCATTTTTTCGTGAACCCTGCCAAATCCTTTCCAACTAAATAAAAAATATATTTTATTTCTGAATGTCTTCAATTGTAATAATAAT
This genomic window contains:
- a CDS encoding HEPN domain-containing protein → MDNEEVLAFIVKAETKLKHSKALFEIEGYADSVSLSYYSMFLCAKALLIKKECNVPKTHQGLIQLFSLKYVHEDEFRYNVYKYLTNAQSDREDADYSAIDSIGEDLAKKRINQAEEFLKETKKFL
- a CDS encoding nucleotidyltransferase domain-containing protein; the encoded protein is MYNRVEIAREFANAINSDKIIKIILFGSVARGDDHEESDIDILIISNHREDIDDIISEEIAWIMYDKQELISAHVINEDLFNKTKNFSFLTNVLKDGVPIG
- a CDS encoding winged helix-turn-helix transcriptional regulator encodes the protein MKKIKDYDDNCPIDDTLKLISKKWVIFIIRDIFLGKKQFSEFLEEKTLSNRVLTDTLKFMEDNDLITKQVFENDIKTEYSLTQKGFNLNKILYNMLEYGLNEVNSGNLSEKQKEELLNEYEVLFKIND